AAAGAAAGAGTTTCAATTCTAAAATTGAAACTCTTTTTTATACATTTTGCCTTAACTTATTATTTTCAGCGCTTTATTCTTTTGTTCTTTTTTCCTGAGTAGGCAAATGACCGTATTTAATTTTATAACATTTAGCAAAATAGGAGGGAGAAGTAAAACCTACTTTATAGCTAATTTCATTAATGTTATTGTTTCCTTGTTCGATCAATTGTTTTGCTTTTTCTAATCGTACATTTCTAATAAATTCGTTAACTGAAATACCTGTTAATGTTTTTATTTTTCGATACAATTGACTTCTGCTTAAAAAGATTTTAGAAGACAGTAATTCTACCGTCAATTCTGGTTCGCTAATATTTTCATTAATAAATTGCAGGATTTTTTGAATGAAATCATTATCCAAAGATGTGGTTTTTTCTTTGCCGTGTTTGGTGATTCCGCTGTAAAATTTCTTAAACATGATCTGTCTACTTATAATGAGCTGCGCCAGACTGGATTTTAGAATATCTAATTCAAAAGGTTTACTCAAATACATATCAGCACCGGAATCTATACCTTCTAATCTGTCTTTTACCATTGCTTTTGCTGACAGCATTAATAAAGGAATATGACTCGTTTTTAAGTCTCCTTTTATGTTTTTACACAATTGCAGTCCGTCCATAACCGGCATAATAACATCTGTAATTATTAGATCAGGTAATTTTTGCACCGCAAGTTCGTAGCCTTTTTTACCGTTTTCGGCTGTAATAACCTTGTAGGTTTTACTTAGTTCCTCTTTTAAATAACCTCTTAATTCAGGATTGTCTTCAACAATCAAAACCGTATACAATTTTGGAGTTTCTACTTTAGAATTTTCGACTGATTGATTAGTGAAATCATCTTCATATGATTGGTTATTAGCAGAGTTAGATAAAAATTGATTTTTGTTTTTTTCTATTTTAAAAACCTCGTTAATGATTTCATTTTTCTTATAAAGGGAGTTGCCTAAAGGAAATGTTACCTTAAATTTTGTACCTTCGCCAACCTGACTTTCAACATCAATTTTTCCTTTATGGAGTTCAATAAATTCTTTGACAACTTCTAAACCAATTCCGGTGC
This genomic stretch from uncultured Flavobacterium sp. harbors:
- a CDS encoding response regulator gives rise to the protein TGIGLEVVKEFIELHKGKIDVESQVGEGTKFKVTFPLGNSLYKKNEIINEVFKIEKNKNQFLSNSANNQSYEDDFTNQSVENSKVETPKLYTVLIVEDNPELRGYLKEELSKTYKVITAENGKKGYELAVQKLPDLIITDVIMPVMDGLQLCKNIKGDLKTSHIPLLMLSAKAMVKDRLEGIDSGADMYLSKPFELDILKSSLAQLIISRQIMFKKFYSGITKHGKEKTTSLDNDFIQKILQFINENISEPELTVELLSSKIFLSRSQLYRKIKTLTGISVNEFIRNVRLEKAKQLIEQGNNNINEISYKVGFTSPSYFAKCYKIKYGHLPTQEKRTKE